One region of Cobetia sp. cqz5-12 genomic DNA includes:
- a CDS encoding thymidylate synthase codes for MQPYLDLMRHVLENGTQKGDRTGTGTLSVFGHQMRFDLAEGFPLVTTKKLHLRSIIHELLWFLKGDTNIAYLKENGVRIWDEWADENGDLGPVYGYQWRSWPNPQGGSVDQISNLIEQIKTNPDSRRLMVSAWNPALVDEMALPPCHALFQFYVADGRLSCQLYQRSADIFLGVPFNIASYALLTQMVAQVCGLKPGEFIHTLGDAHLYSNHLEQAREQLTREPLALPRLVLNPQVTDLFDFTFDDIAIEGYEAHPHIKAQVAV; via the coding sequence TAGACCTGATGCGCCATGTGCTGGAAAACGGCACACAAAAGGGCGATCGCACCGGCACCGGCACCCTGAGTGTCTTCGGCCACCAGATGCGATTTGATCTGGCCGAAGGCTTTCCGCTGGTCACGACCAAGAAGCTGCACCTGCGCTCGATCATCCACGAGCTGCTGTGGTTCCTGAAGGGCGATACCAACATCGCCTACCTGAAGGAAAATGGCGTGCGTATCTGGGATGAGTGGGCCGATGAGAATGGCGACCTCGGGCCGGTATACGGTTACCAGTGGCGCAGCTGGCCGAACCCGCAAGGCGGTTCCGTCGACCAGATCAGCAACCTGATCGAGCAGATCAAGACCAACCCGGATTCGCGCCGTCTGATGGTCTCGGCCTGGAACCCGGCGCTGGTGGACGAGATGGCGCTGCCGCCCTGTCATGCACTGTTCCAGTTCTACGTCGCCGATGGTCGTCTGTCCTGCCAGCTCTATCAGCGCAGCGCGGACATCTTCCTCGGCGTGCCGTTCAACATCGCAAGCTATGCACTGCTGACCCAGATGGTCGCGCAGGTGTGTGGCCTCAAGCCGGGCGAGTTCATCCATACCCTCGGCGATGCCCACCTTTACAGCAATCATCTCGAGCAGGCGCGTGAGCAGTTGACGCGTGAGCCGCTGGCGCTGCCACGACTGGTGTTGAATCCGCAAGTCACGGATCTGTTCGACTTCACCTTCGATGACATTGCCATCGAAGGTTATGAAGCCCATCCGCATATCAAGGCGCAGGTAGCTGTATGA